Proteins encoded together in one Impatiens glandulifera chromosome 1, dImpGla2.1, whole genome shotgun sequence window:
- the LOC124926003 gene encoding PH, RCC1 and FYVE domains-containing protein 1-like, which produces MLALTIQALIALKKGTPLIKYSRKGKPKFCPFRVSSDETSLIWYSRGRERNLSLSAVIKIIPGQRTAVFRRYLRPEKEYLSFSLIYNNGERSLDLICKDISETEVWLAGLNALTSSGQTTPFKRTRSEIPDLKLSSELSQSSRRFGATLKFTNSSISRGRLSTDSSTFNSPKSDVGYEGGNMQGRASTGEGFRISVSSSNPSWSSHASGQDDIESLGDLYIWGDVWFDTTDGSAQKDVLTPKPLESNVVLDVHQIACGIRHIGLVTRQGELFTWGEESGGRLGHGVEKDVNRPQLVEFLAIANVEFAACGEFHTCAISGLGDLYSWGDGSHNVGLLGHGTDVSHWIPKRISGPLEGLQVLSVACGSWHSALITSNGKLFTFGDGTYAALGHGDRESVPYPKEVNLLSGLKTMKVACGVWHTAAIVELMGQPGSNVLSRKLFTWGDGDKYRLGHGNKDMHLVPTVVSALVDYNFHQLACGHCITTALTTSGHVFTVGSTSYGQLGNPTSDGKLPCLVQDKLVGEFVEEISCGAYHVAVLTSRNEVFTWGRGENGRLGHGDTEDRKSPTLVEALKDRHVKNIACGSNYTASVCIHKWVSGADQSVCSGCRQAFGFTRKRHNCYNCGLAHCHSCSSKKALKAALAPTPGKPHRVCDSCYNKLKAAESGIGIGTNNNNNINKRAPTPPRLEVGMGDPRTSRILLSPRTEPVKYRQVRTGNHGTMNDSYSIVRTSQVPSNVQLKDIAFPSSLTALQHGCNPILTSSSNSQPRSSLNSRPSSVYARKPSPTRSTTPIFSRGVIDSLKKTNEVLNQEVTKLHNQVYIFPCPDMILLDAYLYKGLKKEVTKMQRDAQETNNLASKVSSKFVVARDIIASVATEGQISFMMLSGSSLMNTLDQLNFFLPLYVFQFKEIREKLPDEVLNSETFKDMNAQIEAILNTDEPRMSDQQIHKDGDSANRQNNEGIRHDGDDREHASQENHENSGSGGLKEVIEQFEPGVYVTLLKLQNGTKIFKRVKFSKRRFAEQQAEQWWKENKGRLLKRYNPTLPYTSPNESSTTQTSTEGDSSETAPSS; this is translated from the exons ATGCTTGCATTGACAATACAGGCACTCATTGCTTTGAAGAAAGGTACTCCGTTAATCAAGTACAGCCGGAAAGGGAAGCCCAAGTTCTGTCCATTCAGAGTTTCTTCT GATGAGACTTCATTGATATGGTACTCCCGTGGAAGAGAACGTAATTTGAGTTTATCTGCTGTCATCAAGATTATCCCTGGTCAAAGAACC GCCGTTTTTCGAAGGTATTTGCGGCCTGAAAAGgaatatttatcattttcacTCATTTATAACAACGGGGAAAGATCACTTGATCTG ATTTGCAAGGACATCTCTGAAACAGAAGTGTGGCTTGCAGGCTTGAACGCTTTAACCTCTTCTGGTCAAACAACTCCGTTTAAACGTACAAGAAGTGAAATCCCTGAT TTAAAACTCAGTAGTGAGCTATCCCAAAGTAGTCGCCGTTTTGGTGCAACACTAAAGTTTACTAATTCCAGTATCTCCCGTGGAAGATTGTCCACTGACTCAAGCACTTTCAATTCTCCCAAATCAGATGTTGGGTATGAAGGTGGAAATATGCAAGGAAGAGCAAGCACTGGAGAAGGTTTCCGAATTAGTGTTTCAAGTAGTAATCCTAGTTGGTCAAGTCATGCTTCTGGACAGGACGATATCGAATCGTTGGGTGATCTTTACATCTGGGGAGATGTCTGGTTCGACACAACTGACGGATCTGCACAAAAAGACGTGCTAACTCCTAAGCCATTGGAGTCAAACGTTGTCCTAGATGTTCACCAAATCGCTTGTGGTATCAGGCATATCGGTCTTGTCACAAGGCAAGGCGAGCTTTTCACTTGGGGAGAAGAATCCGGAGGCAGGCTTGGTCATGGGGTCGAAAAGGACGTCAACCGGCCTCAACTTGTCGAGTTCCTAGCGATTGCGAATGTTGAATTCGCCGCATGTGGCGAATTCCATACGTGTGCTATATCTGGATTGGGTGATTTGTATTCATGGGGTGACGGTTCACATAACGTAGGACTTCTCGGTCATGGTACCGATGTTAGCCACTGGATACCCAAAAGGATTTCCGGTCCTTTAGAAGGACTTCAAGTTCTATCGGTTGCATGCGGTTCATGGCACTCCGCTTTAATAACTTCTAACGGCAAGCTGTTTACATTCGGCGATGGTACATATGCTGCCTTAGGACATGGGGATAGAGAAAGTGTGCCTTACCCGAAGGAAGTTAATCTTCTAAGTGGGTTAAAGACGATGAAGGTTGCATGTGGCGTTTGGCATACTGCAGCCATCGTGGAATTAATGGGACAGCCGGGTTCGAATGTTTTGTCTAGAAAGCTGTTCACTTGGGGTGATGGCGATAAATACAGGCTGGGGCATGGGAATAAAGACATGCATTTAGTGCCGACTGTTGTTTCTGCACTCGTGGACTATAACTTCCACCAGTTAGCTTGCGGGCATTGTATTACCACTGCACTTACCACATCCGGTCATGTGTTCACAGTCGGCAGCACTTCATACGGTCAGCTGGGAAATCCAACCTCCGACGGAAAACTACCTTGCTTGGTACAAGATAAATTGGTGGGGGAATTTGTGGAAGAAATATCCTGCGGTGCGTATCATGTTGCTGTTTTGACTTCACGGAACGAAGTGTTTACATGGGGGAGAGGAGAGAACGGAAGATTGGGACATGGGGATACGGAAGATCGAAAATCTCCCACATTAGTGGAAGCCTTAAAAGACAGGCATGTGAAGAACATAGCTTGCGGGTCGAACTACACAGCAAGCGTATGCATCCATAAGTGGGTGTCTGGTGCCGATCAGTCGGTTTGTAGCGGTTGTAGACAAGCATTTGGTTTCACGAGAAAGAGACATAACTGTTATAACTGTGGACTAGCGCATTGTCATTCTTGCAGTTCAAAAAAAGCTCTGAAAGCTGCGTTGGCTCCCACTCCAGGAAAGCCACACCGAGTCTGCGACTCTTGCTATAATAAACTAAAAGCTGCTGAGTCTGGGATTGGGATTGGTactaataacaataataatataaacaagagAGCTCCAACTCCTCCTCGTTTAGAGGTGGGAATGGGAGATCCTCGAACCTCGAGGATTTTGCTTTCTCCCAGAACAGAGCCTGTCAAGTATAGACAGGTTAGAACTGGGAATCATGGGACAATGAATGATTCTTATTCAATTGTGCGAACTTCCCAGGTTCCATCAAATGTTCAATTGAAAGATATTGCGTTTCCAAGCTCACTGACCGCCCTGCAACATGGTTGCAATCCTATTCTAACATCCTCCTCAAATTCCCAGCCACGATCATCACTAAACTCAAGGCCATCTTCTGTATATGCAAGGAAACCAAGCCCTACACGCTCAACCACTCCGATATTCTCTAGGGGTGTTATTGATAGCCTaaaaaagacaaatgaagtTCTGAACCAAGAAGTAACAAAGTTACATAACCAGGTTTATATTTTCCCCTGCCCTGATATGATATTACTAGATGCTTATCTGTACAAAGGATTAA AAAAGGAGGTTACAAAAATGCAAAGAGATGCTCAAGAGACAAATAACTTGGCTTCCAAAGTGTCTTCCAAATTCGTGGTTGCAAGGGACATAATTGCATCTGTTGCAACCGAG GGTCAGATTAGCTTCATGATGCTTTCGGGATCTAGTTTAATGAACACATTAGACCAGT TGAATTTTTTTCTACCATTATATGTATTTCAGTtcaaagaaataagagagaagcTGCCTGATGAGGTACTAAATAGTGAAACATTCAAGGATATGAATGCTCAAATTGAAGCAATCCTGAACACAGATGAGCCCAGAATGAGTGACCAACAAATTCACAAAGATGGTGATTCTGCCAATAGGCAGAATAATGAAGGTATAAGACACGATGGAGATGATAGAGAGCATGCATCTCAAGAAAATCATGAGAATTCAGGAAGTGGAGGGCTCAAAGAAGTAATTGAACAATTTGAACCTGGTGTTTATGTAACTCTATTGAAGCTTCAAAATGGCACCAAGATCTTCAAGCGAGTAAAATTCAG CAAGAGAAGATTTGCAGAACAGCAGGCAGAACAATGgtggaaagaaaataaagggaGGCTGCTAAAAAGGTACAATCCCACATTACCCTATACTTCTCCGAACGAATCATCCACAACCCAAACTAGCACAGAAGGAGATAGTTCTGAGACAGCGCCATCTTCCTAG
- the LOC124921779 gene encoding putative protein phosphatase 2C-like protein 44 isoform X1 codes for MSFNNSQFKLKEMPPPVSHGYHAVEWNRDPANSSPDDDIITVQREQIGEEEVWFFGIVDDRVGNRVSKHMQSNLFDNKKKLRSRNSKEALRKAHKSSRMGSAASAIVINGKKLVMANMDGYRCLVCRDGKAYQLGTTKTSWLCFNFRCSVSEELEEEVMVGDSRIDSRTEFVILASDGIWEVMKSQEAVNLISHLEDPQEAAECLAKEALKRMSKINISCIVIRFNYHN; via the exons ATGAGTTTCAACAATTCCCAATTCAAACTCAAG GAGATGCCGCCGCCGGTTTCACATGGATACCATGCCGTCGAGTGGAATCGCGACCCAGCAAACTCTTCACCCGACGACGACATAATCACGGTTCAAAGAGAACAAATTGGGGAGGAAGAGGTTTGGTTTTTCGGAATTGTCGATGATCGAGTTGGAAACAGAGTGTCCAAGCATATGCAATCCAATCTCTTCGATAATAAAAAG AAGTTGAGAAGTCGAAATAGCAAAGAGGCTCTGAGGAAGGCTCATAAAAGTTCGAGAATGGGCTCAGCAGCCTCGGCTATTGTTATAAACGGGAAAAAGCTTGTGATGGCTAACATGGATGGCTACAGATGTTTGGTTTGTAGAGATGGCAAGGCTTATCAATTGGGTACTACTAAAACAAGCTGGTTATGTTTTAACTTTCGATGTTCTGTATCGGAGGAGTTGGAGGAGGAGGTGATGGTTGGAGATTCAAGAATAGATTCAAGAACAGAGTTTGTCATATTGGCAAGTGATGGCATATGGGag GTGATGAAGAGTCAAGAGGCAGTTAATCTGATCAGTCATTTGGAAGACCCACAAGAAGCAGCTGAGTGTTTGGCTAAGGAGGCTTTGAAAAGGATGAGCAAAATCAACATTTCTTGCATTGTTATCCGTTTTAACTACCATAACTGA
- the LOC124921779 gene encoding putative protein phosphatase 2C-like protein 44 isoform X3 produces the protein MSFNNSQFKLKEMPPPVSHGYHAVEWNRDPANSSPDDDIITVQREQIGEEEVWFFGIVDDRVGNRVSKHMQSNLFDNKKLRSRNSKEALRKAHKSSRMGSAASAIVINGKKLVMANMDGYRCLVCRDGKAYQLGTTKTSWLCFNFRCSVSEELEEEVMVGDSRIDSRTEFVILASDGIWEVMKSQEAVNLISHLEDPQEAAECLAKEALKRMSKINISCIVIRFNYHN, from the exons ATGAGTTTCAACAATTCCCAATTCAAACTCAAG GAGATGCCGCCGCCGGTTTCACATGGATACCATGCCGTCGAGTGGAATCGCGACCCAGCAAACTCTTCACCCGACGACGACATAATCACGGTTCAAAGAGAACAAATTGGGGAGGAAGAGGTTTGGTTTTTCGGAATTGTCGATGATCGAGTTGGAAACAGAGTGTCCAAGCATATGCAATCCAATCTCTTCGATAATAAAAAG TTGAGAAGTCGAAATAGCAAAGAGGCTCTGAGGAAGGCTCATAAAAGTTCGAGAATGGGCTCAGCAGCCTCGGCTATTGTTATAAACGGGAAAAAGCTTGTGATGGCTAACATGGATGGCTACAGATGTTTGGTTTGTAGAGATGGCAAGGCTTATCAATTGGGTACTACTAAAACAAGCTGGTTATGTTTTAACTTTCGATGTTCTGTATCGGAGGAGTTGGAGGAGGAGGTGATGGTTGGAGATTCAAGAATAGATTCAAGAACAGAGTTTGTCATATTGGCAAGTGATGGCATATGGGag GTGATGAAGAGTCAAGAGGCAGTTAATCTGATCAGTCATTTGGAAGACCCACAAGAAGCAGCTGAGTGTTTGGCTAAGGAGGCTTTGAAAAGGATGAGCAAAATCAACATTTCTTGCATTGTTATCCGTTTTAACTACCATAACTGA
- the LOC124922621 gene encoding kinesin-like protein KIN-10A: MAPTPSAKSNQNHSNHTKTPQTRHRLNFNLTKPLPNPHSAPAEHPVEVIGRIRDYPDRKEKPVSALQINPDRQSLRVRTEIGYRDFSLDGISVSEEEDLDSFYKKFIESRILDVKMGAKCTIMMYGPTGSGKSHTMFGCAKQPGIVYKSLKDILGNGEEEEDVESSTFVQVAVMEIYNEEIYDLLSTNNSGGGFSLGWSKGCSSKVRLEVMGKKAKNATYISGTEAGKISKEIQKVEKRRIVKSTFCNDRSSRSHCMIILDVPTVGGRLMLVDMAGSENIEQAGQVGLEAKMQTGKINQGNIALKRVVESIANGDSHVPFRDSKLTMLLQDSFEDDKSKILMILCASPDPKEMHKTITTLEYGAKAKCIVRGPVTPEKDKNEDGESNGILGSRIAAMDQFILKLQMENKLKEKERNEARKQLMKKDEEISSLKLMSEDIIKMKVSERTEILKHELEKKMEECQKTANELVEIERRKMEERMILQQQEVEVMKRRLETLELELALRGGGSSTTPPPKDETSGFAKRLLEICGSNDDPMEKSMDLSKSMDMDSVIVVPHSPVSSMWVNPEDDHEVCSSMLFTKKVSLSTVFEEEGEDVEEDDKFVDEVQKEVIEEKIMYNSPAAVLRVDSSHDDEKENEKGGLDCRKLTIQNIFTLCGNYRELPTTQQQQSITEDGVLLTSENPISEEEKENCYKKCGLDLDLDLDFVDVYVKWEASKEQNAGKFITTLKVRTNATLADLRKQIEMKLDDNKQSFTFLALGDPTGAPVGREKEGSVQAIKLPVCNEGYLACLRPAKGNHVVPFSNIDNILAAAAVAR; this comes from the exons ATGGCCCCAACACCATCAgcgaaatcaaatcaaaatcattcaaatcaCACCAAGACACCCCAGACAAGGCATCGTCTTAACTTCAATCTGACCAAACCCTTGCCGAATCCCCATTCGGCTCCGGCAGAACACCCAGTTGAAGTAATCGGCCGAATACGCGATTACCCAGATAGGAAAGAGAAGCCCGTCTCTGCTTTACAGATCAACCCTGATCGCCAGTCTTTACGTGTCAGAACAGAAATAGGGTATCGAGATTTCAGCCTCGATGGGATCTCGGTatcagaagaagaagatttgGATTCCTTTTACAAGAAGTTCATCGAATCTAGGATCTTAGACGTGAAAATGGGAGCGAAATGTACTATAATGATGTATGGGCCTACCGGATCGGGGAAGAGCCATACGATGTTTGGTTGTGCGAAGCAACCTGGGATTGTGTATAAATCGTTGAAGGACATATTGGGTAatggggaagaagaagaagatgttgaatCATCTACATTCGTTCAAGTTGCAGTCATGGAAATTTACAATGAAGAGATTTATGATCTTCTTTCTACCAACAACAGTGGAGGAGGATTCAGTCTAGGCTGGTCTAAAGGCTGTTCTTCCAAG GTGAGACTTGAAGTCATGGGAAAGAAGGCTAAGAATGCTACTTATATCTCCGGAACAGAAGCTGGAAAGATTTCAAAAGAGATCCAAAAGGTTGAGAAAAGAAGGATTGTCAAGAGCACATTCTGCAATGACAGAAGTTCTAGAAGCCACTGCATG ATAATTCTTGATGTCCCAACTGTTGGGGGTCGGCTTATGCTAGTAGACATGGCTGGATCTGAAAACATTGAACAAGCTGGTCAAGTTGGTTTGGAAGCAAAAATGCAG ACTGGAAAGATCAACCAAGGGAATATAGCATTGAAAAGGGTGGTTGAATCCATAGCTAATGGAGATTCTCATGTTCCATTCAGAGATAGTAAATTGACCATGCTATTGCAG GACTCTTTCGAGGACGATAAGTCGAAGATTCTGATGATACTATGCGCTAGCCCAGATCCAAAGGAGATGCACAAGACAATCACCACTTTGGAATACGGGGCAAAAGCAAAATGCATTGTTCGTGGTCCAGTAACTCCGGAGAAAGACAAGAACGAGGATGGTGAATCAAATGGTATTTTGGGATCAAGAATTGCAGCCATGGATCAATTCATTCTCAAGCTGCAGATGGAAAACAAGCTTAAGGAGAAAGAGAGAAACGAAGCTCGAAAACAGCTCATGAAAAAGGATGAAGAGATTTCATCTCTTAAGTTGATGAGCGAAGATATAATCAAGATGAAAGTTAGTGAAAGAACAGAGATTCTCAAACACGAACTGGAGAAGAAAATGGAAGAATGTCAAAAAACAGCAAACGAGTTAGTTGAAATCGAGAGAAGGAAGATGGAAGAGAGAATGATCCTTCAACAACAGGAAGTCGAAGTGATGAAGCGTCGTTTGGAAACTTTGGAGCTCGAACTTGCCTTACGTGGTGGCGGTTCTTCAACTACGCCGCCGCCTAAAGACGAAACCAGTGGCTTTGCCAAACGTTTACTAGAGATTTGTGGTTCCAACGACGACCCTATGGAGAAATCAATGGACCTGAGTAAGTCTATGGATATGGACTCTGTTATTGTTGTTCCTCATTCCCCTGTTTCTTCTATGTGGGTTAATCCTGAAGATGACCATGAAGTCTGTTCTTCGATGTTATTCACCAAGAAAGTGTCTTTGAGCACTGTATTTGAGGAAGAAGGAGAGGATGTAGAAGAGGATGATAAATTTGTAGACGAAGTTCAGAAGGAAGTTATAGAGGAGAAGATAATGTATAATTCACCAGCTGCTGTTCTTCGTGTAGACAGCAGCCATGATGACGAAAAGGAAAACGAGAAAGGTGGTTTGGATTGTAGAAAGTTGACAATTCAAAACATCTTCACCCTATGCGGAAACTACAGAGAGCTACCCACCACCCAACAACAACAGAGCATCACCGAGGATGGTGTGTTATTGACATCTGAAAACCCCATTtcagaagaagagaaggagaactGCTACAAGAAATGCGGTCTGGATTTGGACTTGGATTTGGATTTTGTGGATGTATACGTGAAATGGGAAGCGTCGAAAGAGCAGAATGCTGGAAAATTCATAACCACTCTTAAAGTTAGGACAAATGCAACTCTAGCTGATTTGAGGAAGCAGATCGAGATGAAGCTTGATGACAATAAGCAATCATTCACTTTTCTTGCACTTGGG GATCCAACTGGAGCACCTGTTGGTCGGGAGAAGGAAGGATCAGTTCAAGCAATCAAACTGCCAGTTTGTAATGAAGGATATTTGGCTTGCTTGCGTCCAGCTAAAGGAAATCATGTTGTTCCTTTTAGCAACATTGATAACATACTTGCAGCTGCTGCAGTAGCCAGATAG
- the LOC124921779 gene encoding putative protein phosphatase 2C-like protein 44 isoform X2, translated as MSFNNSQFKLKMPPPVSHGYHAVEWNRDPANSSPDDDIITVQREQIGEEEVWFFGIVDDRVGNRVSKHMQSNLFDNKKKLRSRNSKEALRKAHKSSRMGSAASAIVINGKKLVMANMDGYRCLVCRDGKAYQLGTTKTSWLCFNFRCSVSEELEEEVMVGDSRIDSRTEFVILASDGIWEVMKSQEAVNLISHLEDPQEAAECLAKEALKRMSKINISCIVIRFNYHN; from the exons ATGAGTTTCAACAATTCCCAATTCAAACTCAAG ATGCCGCCGCCGGTTTCACATGGATACCATGCCGTCGAGTGGAATCGCGACCCAGCAAACTCTTCACCCGACGACGACATAATCACGGTTCAAAGAGAACAAATTGGGGAGGAAGAGGTTTGGTTTTTCGGAATTGTCGATGATCGAGTTGGAAACAGAGTGTCCAAGCATATGCAATCCAATCTCTTCGATAATAAAAAG AAGTTGAGAAGTCGAAATAGCAAAGAGGCTCTGAGGAAGGCTCATAAAAGTTCGAGAATGGGCTCAGCAGCCTCGGCTATTGTTATAAACGGGAAAAAGCTTGTGATGGCTAACATGGATGGCTACAGATGTTTGGTTTGTAGAGATGGCAAGGCTTATCAATTGGGTACTACTAAAACAAGCTGGTTATGTTTTAACTTTCGATGTTCTGTATCGGAGGAGTTGGAGGAGGAGGTGATGGTTGGAGATTCAAGAATAGATTCAAGAACAGAGTTTGTCATATTGGCAAGTGATGGCATATGGGag GTGATGAAGAGTCAAGAGGCAGTTAATCTGATCAGTCATTTGGAAGACCCACAAGAAGCAGCTGAGTGTTTGGCTAAGGAGGCTTTGAAAAGGATGAGCAAAATCAACATTTCTTGCATTGTTATCCGTTTTAACTACCATAACTGA